From the Paludisphaera mucosa genome, one window contains:
- a CDS encoding ABC transporter permease has translation MSLDLRKIRIVAATEFSSSVRTKSFIISLLALPLIMGGSILLQVFVGKQVDVKPRRFVLVDPSGAFAPTITKAVEAYNAHIEASGGKIAMPRFVMEPTPPAPASGGEAARSLELSDRVRRGELDAYIEIAPGGAGPDASPTIQYHSNNPNDDILRGWVSQTVDAEVRARRFRTAGIDQALAERLGRPVQTENLQLAEANDAGGARKVDPIRSMVVPAVLLFLVFMIVMTSGPQLLNSVIEEKMSRISEVLLGSVSPFDLMLGKLIGNVGVAMLLASLYLGAGYGVAAYHGYGDVISPALLGALVLFLFLAVLLFGSLYMAVGAACNDLKDAQSLMWPVMILSMLPVFVWTSVLKNPASTLSVGMSLFPPATPFLMLMRMAMQPSPPVWQVVLSVALTTATAVACVWAGARIFRTGLLMQGKTPSLAEMAKWAMKG, from the coding sequence ATGTCGCTTGACCTCCGCAAGATCCGGATCGTCGCGGCGACGGAGTTCTCGTCGTCGGTCCGGACCAAGTCCTTCATCATCAGCCTGCTGGCGCTGCCGCTCATCATGGGCGGGTCGATCCTGCTCCAGGTCTTCGTGGGCAAGCAGGTGGACGTGAAGCCCCGCCGCTTCGTCCTCGTCGACCCGTCCGGCGCGTTCGCCCCGACGATCACGAAGGCCGTGGAGGCCTACAACGCGCACATCGAAGCCTCCGGCGGCAAGATCGCGATGCCGCGCTTCGTGATGGAGCCGACGCCCCCCGCCCCGGCCTCGGGCGGCGAGGCCGCGCGGTCGCTCGAACTCTCGGATCGGGTCCGACGCGGCGAGCTGGACGCCTACATCGAGATCGCCCCGGGCGGGGCCGGCCCGGATGCTTCGCCGACGATCCAGTACCATTCCAACAACCCCAACGACGACATCCTCCGCGGCTGGGTGTCCCAGACGGTCGACGCCGAGGTCCGCGCGCGTCGCTTCCGCACGGCCGGCATCGACCAGGCGCTCGCCGAACGCCTGGGACGCCCGGTGCAGACCGAGAACCTCCAGCTCGCCGAGGCGAACGACGCGGGCGGGGCGCGCAAGGTCGACCCGATCCGCAGCATGGTGGTCCCCGCCGTGCTGCTCTTCCTCGTCTTCATGATCGTGATGACCAGCGGGCCGCAGCTCCTCAACAGCGTCATCGAGGAGAAGATGAGCCGGATCAGCGAGGTGCTGCTGGGCTCGGTCTCGCCCTTCGACCTGATGCTGGGCAAGCTGATCGGCAACGTCGGCGTGGCCATGCTGCTGGCGAGCCTGTACCTGGGCGCGGGCTACGGCGTGGCGGCCTACCACGGCTACGGCGACGTCATCTCGCCCGCCCTGCTGGGGGCGCTCGTGCTGTTCCTCTTCCTGGCGGTCCTGCTCTTCGGGTCGCTCTACATGGCCGTGGGCGCGGCGTGCAACGACCTCAAGGACGCGCAGTCGCTGATGTGGCCCGTGATGATCCTGTCGATGCTGCCGGTCTTCGTCTGGACGTCCGTCCTGAAGAACCCGGCCAGCACCCTGTCGGTGGGGATGTCGCTCTTCCCGCCGGCGACGCCGTTCCTGATGCTGATGCGGATGGCGATGCAGCCCTCCCCCCCGGTCTGGCAGGTCGTCCTCTCCGTCGCGCTCACGACCGCCACGGCCGTCGCCTGCGTCTGGGCGGGCGCCCGGATCTTCCGGACGGGCCTCTTGATGCAAGGCAAGACGCCCAGCCTCGCCGAGATGGCGAAGTGGGCGATGAAGGGGTGA
- a CDS encoding ABC transporter ATP-binding protein, giving the protein MTSAIAIRGAAKRFGDVQAVHRLDLTVPRGSLYGFIGPNGSGKTTTLRMIMRILLPDEGEVEVLGDRDTRAAHDRVSYLPEERGLYKRMTVRRLLRYFGSLKGARQPDLDQQIVRWMEAMRIPEWIDKRVDALSKGMAQKVQFVSAVLNRPELLILDEPFSGLDPVNAEVLNEAVLDLRRAGTTVVFSTHDMSVAERLCDRIFMIYKGRKVLDGTLDQIQAEYGFDTIRVASDAGLDAFDGLLGVRDLHDRGNFQELRFQGDPQELLRTLIDRTRLTRFEVARPSLHDIFVRIAAPEEALIEESPAHVA; this is encoded by the coding sequence GTCCAGGCGGTCCACCGCCTCGACCTGACCGTGCCGCGGGGCTCGCTCTACGGGTTCATCGGCCCCAACGGTTCGGGGAAGACGACGACCCTGCGGATGATCATGCGGATCCTCCTGCCCGACGAGGGCGAGGTCGAGGTCCTGGGCGACCGCGACACTCGCGCGGCGCACGACCGGGTCAGCTACCTCCCCGAGGAGCGCGGGCTCTACAAGCGGATGACCGTCCGTCGCCTGCTCCGCTATTTCGGCTCGCTCAAGGGGGCCCGCCAGCCCGACCTCGACCAGCAGATCGTCCGCTGGATGGAGGCGATGCGGATCCCCGAGTGGATCGACAAGCGGGTCGACGCCCTGTCGAAGGGCATGGCCCAGAAGGTCCAGTTCGTCTCGGCGGTGCTGAACCGCCCCGAGCTGCTGATCCTCGACGAGCCCTTCTCGGGCCTCGACCCGGTGAACGCCGAGGTGCTGAACGAGGCGGTGCTCGACCTCCGCAGGGCCGGCACGACGGTCGTCTTCTCGACCCACGACATGTCCGTCGCCGAGCGGCTCTGCGACCGGATCTTCATGATCTACAAGGGCCGCAAGGTGCTCGACGGCACGCTCGACCAGATCCAGGCCGAGTACGGCTTCGACACGATCCGCGTCGCGTCGGACGCCGGCCTCGACGCCTTCGACGGCCTGCTGGGCGTGCGGGACCTGCACGACCGGGGGAACTTCCAGGAGCTACGCTTCCAGGGCGACCCCCAGGAATTGCTGCGGACCCTGATCGACCGCACGCGGCTCACCCGGTTCGAGGTCGCGCGGCCTTCGCTGCACGACATCTTCGTCCGCATCGCGGCCCCGGAAGAGGCCCTCATCGAGGAGTCGCCCGCCCATGTCGCTTGA